CCTCGAGCGGAAGGGTCGTCAGATCATCCACCCAGTATAACTCGTCCTGTTTGCGGAAATACACCATCCGGCGGTGCGTGTGGCCGAAAAAGACGACGCGGACGGCCGGGTGATCCTTCTGCAAAAGGCGGAACGAACGCTCGATATCGGGGCGGAAAAGCAGGTACTCGTCGCGGTTGTGCACGGAGCCATGCACGATCATCAGCTCCTCGGACACCACGCGGTCATCGGGAAGATTCGCGAGATATTCGCGGTTTTCCCCGGTCAGATTCTCGCGCGCCCAGACGATCGCCTGGCGCGCGGTGGGATTGAAGTACGTCGGCTCCTCGCGGCCGCACGCGACGACATCGTGATTGCCCATGATCGAGATGGCGTCGCGGTCACGCAGCGCCTGAACGCATTCGTTGGGCATCGTGTAGTAGCCGACGGTGTCGCCAAGGTTCAGGTAGCCGGTGACGCCGACCTCCTCGGCCTTCCTGAAAACGGCGGTCAGGGCTTCGAAGTTGCCGTGAACGTCGCTGACGACGGCGTATCTCACCAGACGCGGTCTTTCACGAGCGCGGCTTTGGCGGGCTGGGCTGTTGCGGGCGTTTGGTCGCGGAGCATCAGGAAGCCGTTTCGGCCGGCGCCGTAAAAGGCCGGAAGAATGTCAACAATTTCGTATCCGAGGCGACGATAAAACCGAATCGCGTCGGAATTGCGAACATACACTTGGAGATAACTCTTGAAAAGGCCGCGGCTTTTCGCGAAGGCGTCCGCGTGCGTCATCAGCAATTCGCCAAGCCCGCGCCGCTGGCAGCGCGGGTGCACGTCGATCGACGTCACCACCCACGACGCACCGTCGTCCAGGATTTCGACCATGACGAATCCGTCGGGCAGGCCGTCGTGGGCGGGCGATTCATCGTCTTCGGCGATAAACGTCACAATGTCCTCGCGCGTGGCCAGATGCCGGAACATGGCGCGGGAAAACCGGAACGCCTGCGTGAAGCAGAGCTTGTCCAGCTCGTAAAGCGCGGGTGTGTCCTCGCGCCGCGCGGGACGGATGCGAAAACTCATGCGGGGACGTGGGCGCGCACGTAGTCGCG
The window above is part of the bacterium genome. Proteins encoded here:
- a CDS encoding GNAT family N-acetyltransferase, which codes for MSFRIRPARREDTPALYELDKLCFTQAFRFSRAMFRHLATREDIVTFIAEDDESPAHDGLPDGFVMVEILDDGASWVVTSIDVHPRCQRRGLGELLMTHADAFAKSRGLFKSYLQVYVRNSDAIRFYRRLGYEIVDILPAFYGAGRNGFLMLRDQTPATAQPAKAALVKDRVW
- a CDS encoding metallophosphatase family protein — its product is MRYAVVSDVHGNFEALTAVFRKAEEVGVTGYLNLGDTVGYYTMPNECVQALRDRDAISIMGNHDVVACGREEPTYFNPTARQAIVWARENLTGENREYLANLPDDRVVSEELMIVHGSVHNRDEYLLFRPDIERSFRLLQKDHPAVRVVFFGHTHRRMVYFRKQDELYWVDDLTTLPLEDGTVYLINPGSVGQPRDGDRRAAFCVYDTDNKHVEFYRVNFDIDKVADAVRQLPFGASLGDRLYRGV